Proteins from a genomic interval of Flammeovirgaceae bacterium SG7u.111:
- a CDS encoding SulP family inorganic anion transporter, with amino-acid sequence MEFVRKRMANVKNDVLSGLTVALALVPEAVAFAFVAGVDPLVGLYAAFMIGLITSIFGGRPGMISGATGALAVVMVALVAKGNAMGAEGENLGLYYLFATVILMGFIQVAAGLFKLGKFVRLIPHPVMMGFVNGLAIVIFLSQMGMFKEGVKDAFGNNKWVAESTVKKFGIEGKEVYDVDTKRVMYSLEGNKLVNPKTNEAEYLIADEQVFNAETKSIKFNLEEDGIYLIEKKGKEKVFLPTNQLLLMAGLVLLTMGLMWGLPKISSKIPEALVAIVVVSMIVIFGKLDVATVGSFIRSGGGEGLKGGLPTFQWDIFNKVPMTWETLQFIGPYALILAAIGLIESLMTLNLVDELTETRGHSNRECIAQGGANIVTGLFGGMGGCAMIGQSIINIKSGGRTRISGIVAAVTLLIFILFASGLIEQVPIAALVGVMFMVVIGTFAWSSFRILHKIPKTDAFVLILVSSLTVIFDLAIAVIAGVIISALVFSWENAKRVRARKTTRADGVKLYEIWGPLFFGSISAFNSKFDVNNDPEEVEIDFIDARIWDHSALEAVLNLVEKYEKAGKKVTLKHLSEDCKRIMGKASPKFETVIEDAIDDPRYYVMSGQTHEH; translated from the coding sequence ATGGAATTTGTAAGAAAAAGAATGGCAAACGTCAAAAATGACGTGCTTTCGGGCTTGACGGTTGCCCTGGCCTTGGTGCCAGAAGCTGTTGCATTTGCCTTTGTGGCAGGGGTTGATCCTTTGGTAGGCTTGTATGCTGCATTCATGATCGGGCTTATCACTTCCATCTTCGGCGGAAGGCCTGGAATGATATCAGGAGCTACGGGCGCATTGGCCGTGGTAATGGTTGCCTTGGTAGCCAAAGGAAACGCCATGGGTGCCGAAGGAGAAAACTTGGGCTTATACTACCTATTTGCCACGGTTATCCTGATGGGCTTTATCCAGGTTGCAGCCGGCTTGTTCAAACTTGGAAAATTTGTCCGCCTTATCCCTCATCCCGTAATGATGGGTTTTGTAAATGGGTTAGCCATCGTAATTTTCCTTTCTCAAATGGGAATGTTTAAAGAAGGGGTAAAAGATGCATTTGGCAATAACAAATGGGTGGCTGAATCTACCGTAAAGAAGTTTGGGATAGAAGGAAAAGAGGTCTACGATGTAGATACAAAAAGGGTAATGTACTCTTTGGAAGGTAATAAACTAGTCAATCCAAAAACAAACGAAGCTGAATATTTGATAGCTGATGAGCAAGTTTTCAACGCCGAAACCAAAAGCATCAAATTCAACCTTGAAGAAGATGGCATTTATTTGATTGAGAAAAAGGGAAAAGAAAAAGTCTTTTTGCCTACGAACCAACTTCTTCTGATGGCAGGTTTGGTTTTGCTCACTATGGGGCTAATGTGGGGCCTGCCAAAAATCTCTTCGAAAATACCCGAGGCATTGGTCGCTATTGTGGTCGTTTCCATGATCGTAATCTTTGGAAAATTAGATGTGGCTACCGTGGGTTCCTTCATCCGCAGTGGTGGTGGCGAAGGGCTTAAAGGAGGCTTGCCTACGTTCCAGTGGGATATTTTTAATAAAGTCCCTATGACTTGGGAAACCTTGCAATTCATAGGTCCATATGCCTTGATCTTGGCAGCAATCGGTCTTATTGAATCGCTTATGACCCTCAACTTGGTAGATGAACTTACCGAAACTCGTGGCCATTCTAACAGGGAATGTATCGCCCAAGGCGGTGCTAATATTGTTACCGGCCTTTTCGGTGGAATGGGTGGTTGCGCCATGATCGGCCAGTCGATTATCAACATCAAAAGTGGAGGCCGTACTCGTATCTCGGGCATAGTTGCGGCTGTTACTTTACTCATCTTCATCTTGTTTGCCTCAGGGCTTATAGAGCAAGTGCCCATAGCAGCGCTAGTTGGGGTGATGTTCATGGTAGTAATTGGCACTTTCGCTTGGTCGAGTTTCCGAATCCTTCACAAAATCCCTAAAACGGATGCATTTGTACTGATTTTAGTCTCTTCACTCACTGTTATTTTTGATTTGGCAATAGCTGTTATTGCCGGGGTGATCATCAGCGCCTTGGTATTCTCTTGGGAAAATGCCAAGCGAGTGAGAGCCAGAAAAACAACGAGGGCAGATGGCGTGAAACTCTACGAAATATGGGGACCTTTGTTCTTTGGAAGCATCTCAGCATTCAACAGCAAATTTGATGTAAACAACGACCCCGAGGAAGTGGAAATTGACTTTATAGATGCCAGAATCTGGGACCATTCGGCACTAGAAGCCGTGCTCAACCTTGTGGAGAAATACGAGAAAGCAGGCAAAAAAGTAACATTGAAGCACCTTAGCGAAGACTGTAAAAGGATAATGGGCAAAGCATCGCCTAAGTTTGAAACGGTGATAGAAGATGCCATTGACGACCCTAGGTACTACGTAATGTCTGGACAAACCCACGAGCATTAG
- a CDS encoding metallophosphoesterase yields the protein MMKNILSTSFLLILAILISCEKKDAKINEEIGTADLQQKWKFVAFGDCRGTSEGSGVNVEILDKLVKQIVQDSPDFVLFTGDICYGHARRKELGDSLALVKLQQEMMTFRNTIEPLYQNDIVVYLVRGNHETTQYLPDSAGTPAHRPIWPETKKVWDQVFSGKYAMPQNGPANEKNVTFSVEHKNVLIVGLDLYTAADGTVANLDGSIPKPATKRVNQVWLDSILAKNTSSHIFSFTHEPAFKVDHKDCMHGDMSYGLDYSAHRDQFWKSMAKAGSRVYFCGHDHGFAHARIDDGDGDESNDMHQVVVGTAGAGKNISPEYDGYNGGYTPQPVSTSKDFGYSVVEIAGDTATVSYKYLEEGSFSERDVLKYTAN from the coding sequence ATGATGAAGAATATACTTTCAACCAGCTTCTTGCTCATACTTGCCATACTTATATCGTGTGAGAAAAAGGATGCTAAAATCAATGAAGAAATAGGCACAGCTGACCTTCAGCAAAAATGGAAGTTTGTAGCCTTTGGCGATTGCCGAGGCACAAGTGAAGGGAGTGGGGTCAACGTGGAAATACTTGATAAATTAGTAAAGCAAATTGTGCAAGACTCACCAGATTTTGTGCTATTTACAGGGGATATTTGCTATGGACACGCCCGAAGAAAAGAATTAGGTGATAGCTTGGCTTTAGTGAAGCTTCAGCAAGAAATGATGACTTTCAGGAATACAATTGAGCCACTTTACCAAAACGATATTGTTGTCTATTTGGTGAGGGGAAACCATGAAACGACCCAATATTTACCCGATTCGGCAGGAACACCAGCCCATCGCCCTATCTGGCCTGAGACCAAAAAAGTGTGGGACCAAGTTTTTTCTGGCAAATATGCTATGCCTCAGAATGGACCAGCAAATGAAAAAAATGTGACATTTAGTGTGGAGCATAAAAATGTATTGATAGTTGGGTTGGATTTATACACCGCAGCAGATGGAACTGTGGCAAATCTGGATGGAAGCATTCCTAAGCCGGCAACCAAAAGGGTAAACCAAGTTTGGCTCGATTCGATTTTAGCTAAAAATACATCTTCTCACATATTTTCCTTTACGCACGAGCCCGCATTTAAAGTAGATCACAAAGACTGCATGCATGGAGATATGTCGTATGGACTAGATTATTCAGCCCATAGAGACCAGTTTTGGAAGAGTATGGCGAAAGCGGGCTCACGGGTATATTTTTGTGGGCACGACCATGGCTTTGCCCATGCGCGCATAGATGATGGTGACGGCGATGAATCCAACGACATGCACCAAGTAGTGGTAGGAACTGCTGGAGCTGGTAAAAATATAAGCCCTGAGTACGATGGGTATAATGGAGGTTATACACCTCAGCCAGTTAGTACCTCCAAAGATTTTGGCTATTCGGTAGTGGAAATAGCTGGGGATACGGCAACGGTTTCTTACAAGTATTTGGAAGAAGGTTCATTTTCCGAAAGGGATGTGTTGAAGTATACGGCAAACTAA
- a CDS encoding phosphatidylinositol-specific phospholipase C: MMRKLLKTLLVALVLLQSCQEDEIKPNTIGQEEEFSNEHKSAVYSLSNWMGAIDGNLILSQFTIPGTHDSGARFDHAILSGTAKCQDLTIGQQLESGTRFLDIRCRHYYDSFTIHHGVVYQQMNFDDVLNYCFNFLDANPSETIIMSVKKEHTDEGNTQSFEATFDGYVAANPNRWYLAENVPALKDVRGKIVLLRRFGASNIPKGINASAWQDNTTFEMNTSQANIKVQDKYTVPNNNDKWNDVEGLLNEAKANSSDKLYINFESGYKPGWFGIPSIPTVSNFINPKIEGYFTPQKYGRFGILVMDFAESTKNNLIVQSNFQ; encoded by the coding sequence ATGATGAGAAAATTATTAAAAACCCTCTTGGTAGCACTAGTTCTTTTGCAGAGCTGCCAAGAGGATGAGATCAAGCCTAATACAATTGGGCAAGAGGAAGAGTTTTCGAATGAGCATAAGTCAGCGGTTTATTCTTTATCCAATTGGATGGGGGCGATAGATGGCAACTTAATACTATCCCAATTTACTATACCAGGCACTCACGATTCGGGAGCTAGGTTCGATCACGCAATTTTATCGGGTACAGCCAAATGCCAAGACCTTACTATTGGTCAACAGCTAGAAAGTGGCACTCGTTTTTTGGACATAAGGTGTAGGCATTACTATGATTCATTTACCATCCATCATGGAGTGGTTTATCAGCAAATGAATTTTGACGATGTGTTGAACTATTGCTTCAATTTTCTAGATGCAAATCCTTCTGAAACCATCATTATGTCAGTAAAAAAAGAGCATACAGACGAAGGAAATACCCAGTCGTTTGAAGCTACTTTTGATGGCTACGTAGCTGCCAATCCTAACAGGTGGTACTTAGCCGAAAATGTGCCCGCTTTGAAAGATGTGAGGGGTAAAATTGTATTGCTAAGGAGGTTTGGTGCAAGTAATATTCCCAAAGGAATAAACGCTTCGGCATGGCAAGACAATACCACTTTTGAGATGAATACTTCTCAAGCTAACATCAAAGTACAAGACAAGTATACTGTGCCTAATAATAATGATAAATGGAACGATGTAGAAGGCTTGTTAAACGAGGCAAAGGCAAACAGTTCGGATAAATTATATATCAATTTTGAAAGTGGTTACAAGCCTGGTTGGTTTGGTATCCCTAGTATCCCTACTGTTTCCAATTTTATCAACCCCAAAATAGAAGGCTATTTCACACCTCAAAAGTACGGGAGGTTTGGGATTTTGGTAATGGATTTTGCAGAGTCAACCAAGAATAATTTGATAGTTCAATCAAATTTCCAATAA
- a CDS encoding RagB/SusD family nutrient uptake outer membrane protein, giving the protein MKLIKYIVLFLFLFTSCSEDFLELDPQGGPSSGSFWKDEADVIAALNGMYEPLTWDDMYGRGYFWFINASDDMVTGRVKADPDKMKNFICTGNEGYTRNIWGNKYKIIKRANDIIVNVPQMEGIDPALKNRALGEAYFMSGLMYFDLAYRYGDSKAGVPIVDRDNLIEFNIPRAESVTDNYEYIISEFEKASELLPLFSSYGAADRGRAHKHAANAFMAKTYLYWAQYDASKYAKAVEAADKVISSGQHSLIKTGNPAADYRGVFTSANNWSEEYIWSVVSNTLTGSILPGVMFENKGWGKYNGWGYYQPTKELFDEYEAGDARRDVTIFKEGTVFNYFGEDFTWTQTSNNVTGYMFGKYTEPFSSEARVNPNGDKPTCDLNVPLMRYSEVLLIKAEALIADGKNGDAPLNMVRERAGLAPKSGATMADLKHERRCELAGEWSDRHFDLVRWGDADAAYAEPLHAHDGSEAWPARPQFDPAIHHVWPIPPHEVEASKGVLSQNAGW; this is encoded by the coding sequence ATGAAATTGATTAAATATATAGTTTTATTCTTGTTTCTATTTACCTCTTGTAGCGAAGACTTTCTTGAGCTAGATCCTCAAGGCGGTCCATCTTCAGGTAGCTTTTGGAAAGACGAAGCTGATGTAATAGCTGCTTTGAACGGGATGTACGAGCCACTCACATGGGACGATATGTACGGAAGAGGGTATTTTTGGTTCATCAATGCGAGTGATGATATGGTAACAGGTAGGGTAAAGGCTGATCCTGATAAAATGAAAAATTTCATTTGTACAGGAAATGAAGGATATACCAGAAATATCTGGGGTAACAAATACAAAATCATCAAAAGAGCAAATGATATTATCGTGAACGTACCACAGATGGAAGGTATTGATCCTGCTCTTAAAAATAGGGCATTAGGCGAGGCTTATTTTATGTCTGGACTGATGTACTTCGATTTGGCCTATAGGTATGGCGATAGCAAAGCGGGTGTACCTATTGTTGATAGGGATAATTTGATTGAGTTTAATATTCCAAGAGCTGAAAGCGTAACTGACAACTACGAATACATCATTTCAGAATTTGAAAAAGCGAGTGAATTACTTCCGTTGTTCAGCAGCTATGGCGCTGCCGATAGAGGTAGGGCTCATAAGCATGCTGCCAACGCTTTTATGGCTAAAACTTATCTTTACTGGGCTCAGTATGATGCCTCTAAATATGCCAAAGCTGTAGAAGCTGCTGATAAAGTGATTAGTTCTGGGCAACATTCTTTGATAAAAACAGGTAATCCGGCTGCCGATTATAGGGGTGTATTTACCTCGGCGAACAACTGGAGCGAAGAGTACATTTGGTCAGTAGTTTCCAATACGCTTACAGGTAGCATTCTTCCTGGAGTAATGTTCGAAAACAAAGGTTGGGGCAAATACAACGGCTGGGGCTATTACCAACCAACCAAAGAGCTGTTTGACGAATACGAAGCTGGTGATGCAAGAAGAGATGTGACTATTTTTAAAGAAGGAACGGTCTTCAATTACTTTGGAGAAGACTTTACTTGGACACAAACTTCAAATAACGTTACGGGCTATATGTTCGGAAAATACACTGAGCCTTTCAGCAGCGAGGCGCGAGTAAACCCTAACGGTGACAAGCCTACTTGTGACTTGAACGTACCTTTGATGAGGTACTCTGAAGTATTGCTGATAAAAGCGGAAGCATTGATAGCCGATGGAAAAAATGGAGACGCGCCATTGAACATGGTAAGGGAAAGGGCAGGATTAGCACCAAAGTCAGGTGCGACCATGGCTGATCTTAAGCATGAAAGAAGGTGTGAGCTAGCTGGTGAGTGGAGCGACAGGCACTTTGACTTGGTAAGATGGGGCGATGCCGATGCTGCCTATGCTGAACCATTGCATGCACATGACGGCAGCGAAGCTTGGCCAGCAAGACCACAGTTCGACCCAGCTATTCACCACGTATGGCCTATTCCTCCTCACGAAGTGGAAGCTAGCAAGGGTGTATTAAGTCAAAACGCAGGCTGGTAA
- a CDS encoding TonB-dependent receptor: MNKTFNKKLLKISRNLLFGLIIKTLMISIVFASDHAKAQKLHEVIVTINEGDVSLKKSFGIIESRTDFTFAYEKGTIPLKAKVNIDGKNTDLQKVLEKIALDAKVSFKRINDQIVVKPSLKKVNTPKVMEVTEEITITGTVKDAADGSAIPGASILVKGTTIGTVTDFDGKFKMSVEEGSSIIIAFVGYTTQEIEVGNQTSFDISLVADLRQLEEVLIVGYGSVDKKNMTGAAENVKAVKEIASRPITNVGDVLQGNVAGVTVINTSGDPTAAPLIRVRGVGTLNEEQPLYVVDGVVNAPMPNPGNIAKITILKDAASASIYGARASAGVILVETKQGGVSKPQVTLDAYAGTQQVWKKLDALNAQEYADVMNLAFDNAGIGADDSRRDYIDPAKNPDGLVTRTNWMDEVFQTGAMQNYDLSVSGGSEKGNYYTALGYRKVEGTLKNTESERFSLRLNSSYKLSKKITVGENFSMSYTDGNYGANTTSGYTGAIITAIYYPPSASVWEDEEAGLYGGVTPRSDLTYAGSYGDLINPVASLDRLDHRRPTTTFYGNVYLDYEVIEGLSYKFNGGLTRINENAKNFTSKILEPGKIFNFNQLDQSSSNTTIALFENTLSYDKTINSVHNFNILAGYTVQMNSNEWFSASARGFDREDASLRYLQNGSENLRVNGGASENRLTSALARLNYSYKDKYLLTGIVRRDGTSKLAKDKRFGVFPSVSAAWRISDESFMSDVSIINDLKLRASWGEIGNLGAIGDYYTVPLVRTRSLLGDPASFDNYFGYKIDELIDPDKTWETTVQSDLGIDLEMLNSKVSFTADYFVKTTKDMLLRLPVNGTAGVSNGPIRNVGEMENRGFELTLGFREFEKAFKYELSANITSIKNEVLVLGKDFEGGIGHGDNVRGVLQPLRTDVGQPAYSFHLIETDGIFQTEEEINNYKDSEGNLIQPLAKPGDLKFIDQNGDGAINLEDKVFKGSAFPKFSYGFNARFEYKNFDLTMFFQGVSDVTVFNGLKFSTLKPTQGYNMLSDIKGAWSPENTGSDIPRLSLNDNNNNFGTESDWYLEDASYLRLKNLTIGYNLPATVLEKAKISKFRLYFTGTNLLTFTDYSGMDPELIVNHGIDMGRYPQSRSFIVGLNLGF; encoded by the coding sequence ATGAATAAAACTTTTAACAAGAAACTATTAAAAATATCCAGAAACTTGCTTTTTGGGCTCATCATAAAGACACTAATGATATCGATTGTTTTTGCCTCTGACCATGCAAAAGCACAAAAACTTCACGAGGTAATAGTTACCATAAATGAAGGCGATGTTTCCCTCAAAAAATCTTTTGGGATCATTGAATCTCGTACCGATTTTACTTTCGCCTACGAAAAAGGCACAATTCCTTTGAAGGCAAAAGTGAACATAGATGGTAAAAACACAGACCTTCAGAAAGTATTGGAAAAAATTGCTCTTGATGCAAAAGTGAGCTTCAAGCGCATCAACGACCAAATAGTGGTTAAGCCATCTTTGAAGAAAGTGAATACCCCGAAGGTGATGGAGGTTACGGAAGAAATAACGATCACTGGTACTGTAAAAGATGCTGCTGATGGTTCGGCAATTCCCGGTGCTAGTATTTTGGTAAAAGGAACTACCATTGGAACGGTAACTGATTTTGATGGCAAATTTAAAATGTCGGTAGAAGAAGGTTCTTCCATTATCATTGCTTTTGTGGGATACACTACCCAAGAAATAGAAGTAGGAAACCAGACTTCTTTTGATATTTCCCTTGTAGCCGATTTGAGGCAGTTGGAAGAAGTATTGATCGTAGGTTATGGTTCTGTTGACAAGAAAAATATGACTGGAGCTGCTGAAAATGTGAAAGCGGTGAAAGAAATTGCTTCTCGTCCAATTACCAATGTGGGTGATGTGTTGCAAGGAAATGTTGCAGGTGTAACTGTGATAAACACGAGTGGAGACCCAACCGCCGCTCCTTTGATTAGGGTAAGAGGTGTAGGTACGCTTAACGAGGAACAACCTCTTTATGTAGTAGATGGTGTGGTAAATGCTCCAATGCCAAACCCTGGGAATATTGCCAAAATAACCATTTTGAAAGATGCTGCTTCTGCTTCTATTTATGGCGCAAGGGCTTCTGCTGGGGTAATTTTGGTAGAGACCAAGCAAGGTGGTGTTTCTAAACCTCAAGTAACGTTAGACGCCTACGCTGGTACGCAGCAAGTGTGGAAAAAGCTAGATGCTTTGAATGCTCAAGAATATGCAGACGTAATGAACCTTGCTTTTGATAATGCAGGTATTGGTGCTGATGATTCGAGAAGGGATTATATAGACCCTGCTAAAAACCCTGATGGTTTGGTAACCAGAACTAACTGGATGGATGAAGTTTTCCAGACAGGGGCGATGCAAAACTATGACCTTTCGGTGAGCGGTGGTTCTGAAAAAGGCAACTATTATACGGCACTTGGCTACAGAAAAGTAGAAGGTACGTTGAAAAATACCGAATCGGAAAGGTTCTCTTTGAGGCTAAACTCTTCTTATAAGCTAAGCAAAAAAATAACTGTTGGAGAGAATTTCTCTATGTCGTATACTGATGGTAACTACGGTGCAAACACTACTTCTGGTTATACTGGTGCAATTATTACCGCTATTTACTACCCTCCAAGTGCAAGCGTGTGGGAAGATGAAGAAGCTGGGCTATACGGCGGTGTTACTCCAAGAAGTGACCTTACCTATGCAGGTTCTTACGGTGACTTGATCAACCCAGTGGCTTCGCTTGATAGACTTGACCACAGAAGACCTACTACTACATTTTATGGTAATGTTTATTTGGACTATGAAGTGATAGAAGGGCTTAGCTATAAGTTCAACGGAGGCCTCACTAGGATCAATGAAAATGCTAAAAACTTCACAAGCAAAATTTTAGAGCCGGGTAAGATCTTCAACTTTAACCAGCTAGACCAAAGCAGCAGCAACACTACCATCGCCTTGTTTGAAAATACGCTTTCGTATGATAAGACGATCAATAGTGTTCACAACTTCAATATTTTAGCAGGATATACAGTTCAGATGAACTCAAATGAATGGTTCTCAGCTTCCGCAAGAGGTTTTGATAGGGAAGATGCAAGCCTTAGGTATTTGCAAAATGGATCTGAAAACTTGAGAGTAAACGGAGGAGCATCTGAAAATAGGTTGACTTCAGCATTGGCTAGGCTTAACTATAGCTATAAAGATAAATACCTGCTTACAGGTATAGTGAGGAGAGATGGTACTTCCAAACTAGCTAAAGATAAAAGGTTTGGTGTGTTCCCTTCGGTATCTGCCGCATGGAGAATTTCTGATGAATCGTTCATGTCAGATGTGTCTATCATCAATGACTTGAAGCTTCGGGCTAGCTGGGGTGAAATTGGTAACTTAGGAGCTATTGGAGATTATTATACGGTGCCTCTTGTAAGGACAAGGTCACTCCTTGGAGACCCGGCATCGTTCGATAACTACTTTGGGTACAAAATAGACGAATTGATCGATCCTGACAAAACGTGGGAGACTACAGTACAAAGCGACCTTGGTATTGACCTTGAAATGCTAAATTCTAAAGTGTCTTTTACGGCCGATTATTTTGTAAAAACTACCAAAGATATGCTTCTCAGGCTTCCCGTAAATGGAACAGCAGGTGTTAGTAATGGTCCTATCCGAAATGTGGGTGAAATGGAGAACAGAGGCTTTGAGTTGACGTTAGGCTTCAGGGAGTTTGAAAAAGCATTTAAGTATGAGCTATCTGCCAACATTACCAGCATAAAAAATGAAGTGCTAGTGTTGGGTAAAGACTTTGAAGGAGGTATCGGTCACGGCGATAATGTGAGAGGCGTTTTACAGCCTTTGAGAACAGATGTTGGTCAGCCTGCTTATTCTTTCCATCTGATAGAAACAGACGGTATTTTCCAAACAGAAGAGGAGATTAATAACTACAAGGATAGTGAAGGAAACCTTATCCAACCTTTGGCTAAGCCAGGTGACCTGAAATTCATTGACCAAAATGGCGATGGTGCTATCAACCTCGAAGACAAAGTATTCAAAGGAAGCGCATTCCCTAAGTTTTCTTATGGATTCAACGCCAGGTTTGAATACAAAAACTTTGACCTCACCATGTTTTTCCAAGGTGTGAGTGACGTAACTGTTTTCAACGGCTTGAAATTCTCTACGCTCAAACCTACCCAAGGCTATAACATGCTTTCTGATATCAAAGGTGCTTGGTCTCCTGAAAACACAGGTTCTGATATACCAAGGCTTTCTCTTAACGATAACAACAACAACTTCGGAACAGAATCAGATTGGTATTTGGAAGATGCTTCTTACCTCAGGCTAAAAAACCTTACCATTGGTTACAACCTTCCTGCTACTGTGTTGGAAAAAGCCAAAATCTCGAAGTTTAGGCTATACTTCACAGGTACCAATCTTCTCACCTTCACAGACTATTCTGGAATGGACCCTGAGCTTATTGTAAACCATGGTATTGATATGGGCAGATACCCACAGTCAAGAAGCTTTATTGTTGGCTTAAACCTTGGCTTCTAG
- a CDS encoding FecR family protein: MEDRLRLLISKYLSKEASKREVEELRASIKADGDDKEFFAKVSKIWLEHKREGSSYDIKRGQRKLRQKIENYQTSVKSLEKKAVSRRVWSVNQPFLVAASIAVFLLIGVSVFNMYFNAEKNIELAWEEKFAPKGARVTYILQDGSKVKLNSNSKIRFRKDFLKGDTREVILEGEAFFEVTKNKKKPFIVTTNTVSTKVLGTSFNVRAFPQEPQAIVALVEGRVEVVDNKIDSNNRSPEILSPMDCYVFDKKSKEGQVFESVDLSKMIAWRDNILLFDNDSLGDVAKVVEDWYGVEIRFQNPALRACLIKASFENESLKNVLEVLKYATSLEYTKDSEGIITFSGKGCG, translated from the coding sequence ATGGAAGATAGACTACGGTTATTGATCTCAAAATATTTATCGAAAGAAGCATCGAAAAGAGAGGTGGAAGAATTGCGGGCGAGCATAAAAGCAGATGGGGATGACAAAGAATTTTTTGCGAAGGTAAGCAAGATTTGGCTAGAGCATAAAAGGGAAGGTTCTTCTTATGATATAAAGCGAGGGCAGAGAAAGCTCAGGCAGAAAATAGAGAACTATCAAACGAGCGTAAAAAGCCTGGAAAAGAAGGCAGTTTCAAGGAGAGTTTGGTCGGTAAACCAACCATTTTTGGTAGCGGCTTCCATCGCGGTGTTTTTACTTATAGGAGTATCTGTTTTCAATATGTATTTCAATGCTGAGAAAAATATAGAGCTGGCTTGGGAAGAAAAGTTCGCCCCAAAAGGAGCGAGGGTGACTTACATTTTGCAAGATGGCAGTAAAGTAAAATTGAATTCCAATAGTAAGATTCGGTTTAGAAAGGATTTTTTGAAGGGTGATACCAGAGAAGTTATTTTGGAGGGCGAAGCCTTTTTTGAGGTGACGAAGAATAAGAAAAAACCTTTTATTGTAACAACAAATACAGTAAGTACAAAAGTGTTGGGCACGAGCTTCAACGTAAGGGCTTTTCCCCAAGAGCCTCAAGCCATAGTAGCCTTGGTAGAGGGGCGGGTGGAAGTAGTTGATAACAAAATAGATTCTAACAATAGGAGCCCTGAGATTTTGTCGCCTATGGATTGCTATGTTTTTGATAAAAAAAGCAAAGAAGGGCAAGTGTTTGAATCGGTCGATTTAAGCAAAATGATAGCTTGGCGGGATAATATTTTATTGTTTGATAATGACTCCTTAGGCGATGTGGCAAAGGTTGTAGAAGACTGGTATGGAGTAGAAATACGCTTTCAAAACCCAGCGCTCAGGGCTTGTTTGATTAAAGCGTCTTTTGAAAATGAATCGCTTAAAAATGTGCTTGAAGTATTAAAATACGCTACTTCACTGGAGTATACAAAAGATAGCGAAGGGATAATCACTTTCAGTGGGAAAGGGTGTGGCTAG
- a CDS encoding RNA polymerase sigma-70 factor — MEVNTNGFDLRCIELLKSGDQKGLDGLFEKYYQPLCEFAELFLDNEYHSEEVVSDLFLELWVKRGALSIESNIKGYLFISTKNKSLNFLKKHNKHVVSSLDNELSVASKNDADSLLDYEELSLAVNNMLKSMPPQRRLIFTMNRLEGFKYQEIADALSISVHTVHNQLTKANKYITEKAPELLPGIISLSMAFVYFPLPL, encoded by the coding sequence ATGGAAGTAAATACAAATGGCTTTGATTTACGCTGCATCGAGCTGTTGAAAAGTGGTGACCAAAAAGGCTTAGATGGATTATTTGAAAAATACTACCAGCCTTTATGTGAGTTTGCAGAGTTGTTTTTGGACAACGAATATCATTCAGAAGAGGTCGTATCTGACTTGTTTTTAGAGCTTTGGGTGAAAAGAGGAGCATTATCCATTGAAAGCAATATCAAAGGCTACCTTTTTATTTCTACAAAAAATAAGAGTCTCAATTTTTTAAAAAAGCATAACAAGCATGTCGTAAGTTCTTTGGATAATGAGCTAAGTGTTGCTTCAAAAAACGATGCAGATTCCCTGCTGGACTACGAAGAGCTAAGTTTGGCGGTTAATAACATGCTCAAAAGCATGCCACCCCAGCGCAGGCTTATTTTTACCATGAATAGGTTAGAAGGTTTTAAGTACCAAGAAATAGCAGATGCCCTTTCTATATCAGTTCATACCGTTCATAATCAACTGACTAAAGCCAACAAATATATAACTGAGAAAGCCCCAGAGTTACTTCCTGGGATCATAAGTCTTTCTATGGCTTTCGTTTATTTTCCCCTTCCGCTGTAA